From Rutidosis leptorrhynchoides isolate AG116_Rl617_1_P2 chromosome 3, CSIRO_AGI_Rlap_v1, whole genome shotgun sequence, a single genomic window includes:
- the LOC139899665 gene encoding uncharacterized mitochondrial protein AtMg00810-like — translation MDYDKLLEIGIKNLLNLYSALVLLSHMLILPCLYRKSGVHIIALIYVDDILLIGNDGTQITQVKTYLHTNFSIKDLGPLKYFLGIEVARSDKGFVISQRKYTLDILEDCGVQGERPSAFPMEQNLRLKKDDESDEMDASQYRRLIGILLYLTVTRPDIAYFVNQLSQFLSNPRKSHMDDAFRVLRYLKGTPGRGLFLPSHRGLELVAYCDASWLSCPSTKRSCTGYFISLGGAPISWRTKKQSVDIS, via the coding sequence ATGGATTACGACAAGCTTCTCGAAATTGGTATCAAAAATTTACTCAATCTCTACTCTGCATTGGTTTTACTCAGTCACATGCTAATCCTTCCATGCTTGTATAGGAAAAGTGGTGTACACATAATTGCTTTAATCTATGTCGATGATATTTTGTTAATTGGAAATGATGGTACGCAGATTACTCAAGTAAAGACTTATCTACATACCAATTTTAGTATTAAAGACCTCGGACCATTGAAATATTTCCTAGGCATCGAGGTGGCTCGTTCTGACAAAGGTTTTGTTATTAGTCAACGCAAGTACACATTAGATATATTAGAAGATTGTGGCGTACAAGGTGAACGTCCGAGCGCTTTTCCTATGGAACAAAATTTGCGGCTCAAAAAGGATGACGAAAGTGACGAAATGGATGCATCTCAATATAGACGTTTGATTGGAATACTTTTATACCTCACGGTTACCAGACCAGATATCGCTTATTTTGTTAACCAGCTCAGTCAATTCTTGAGTAACCCACGTAAATCTCATATGGACGACGCATTTCGTGTTTTGCGTTATCTCAAAGGTACCCCCGGTCGGGGTTTGTTTTTACCATCTCACAGAGGTTTAGAGCTCGTTGCTTATTGCGATGCGAGTTGGCTCAGTTGTCCATCTACAAAGCGTTCTTGCACGGGGTATTTTATTAGTCTCGGTGGAGCACCAATATCATGGCGCACGAAAAAGCAAAGTGTTGATATAAGTTGA